The following are from one region of the Quercus robur chromosome 1, dhQueRobu3.1, whole genome shotgun sequence genome:
- the LOC126724311 gene encoding germin-like protein subfamily 1 member 7 — protein MMKVVIVAILALATALVSAYDPSPLQDFCVAINNTDSAVFVNGKFCKDPAIVTANDFFFCGLNIPGNTAASKLGSSVNLVDVNKFPGLNTLGISLARIDFAPYGLNPPHTHPRGTELLVVIEGTLLVGFVTSNPNKLFTKVLNKGDVFVFPIGLIHFQFNIGETNALAFSGLSSQNPGVITIANAVFGSNPPINPDVLIKAFQLEKSVVDYLQKQF, from the exons ATGATGAAAGTTGTAATTGTGGCCATTTTGGCTTTGGCAACCGCCCTTGTTTCAGCTTATGACCCTAGTCCTCTGCAAGACTTTTGTGTCGCAATTAACAACACCGATTCTGCTG TATTtgtgaatggaaaattttgcaaggaCCCAGCAATTGTCACAGCCAATGATTTTTTCTTCTGTGGACTCAATATTCCTGGAAACACAGCTGCAAGTAAACTTGGATCAAGTGTCAATCTTGTGGACGTGAACAAATTTCCAGGTCTCAACACTCTAGGCATATCTTTGGCTCGCATTGACTTTGCACCATATGGCCTGAATCCTCCTCACACTCACCCTCGCGGTACTGAGCTTTTGGTAGTCATAGAGGGTACTCTCTTAGTTGGATTTGTCACATCCAACCCAAACAAACTCTTCACCAAAGTTCTAAACAAGGGAGACGTCTTTGTATTCCCAATTGGTCTCATTCACTTCCAATTCAACATAGGGGAGACCAATGCTTTGGCCTTTTCTGGTCTTAGCAGTCAAAATCCTGGGGTAATCACCATAGCAAACGCAGTCTTCGGATCAAATCCTCCCATCAATCCTGATGTTCTCATCAAGGCCTTCCAGTTGGAGAAGAGTGTAGTAGATTATCTTCAAAAACAATTCTAG